One Streptomyces fagopyri DNA window includes the following coding sequences:
- the efeO gene encoding iron uptake system protein EfeO, with translation MRAVRLSVVTAAATAAALAAVTGCTEKSEAGAGDAIQVTAADSKCTTSTKSVPAGQVTLKIENKGSQATEVEILFPDDRIVSEKENIGPGTKYTLTAEVKAGSYEIACRPGMKGLGVRQKLAVTGGNVAKRDPRLDKAVAAYREYAQEQADATIPKVQTFADAVKAGDIEAAKQAFAPSRVGWESTEPIAESFGDIDPKTDTRADGLEKGQKWTGWHALEKSLWADKKIGAEQKTLADQLVTDLKDWQKRVGKAEITPTSMANGAKELLDEVATGKVTGEEDRYSHTDLSDFKGNVDGAQKSYELLKPVAQENDKALTTELDKQFAALNTVLDKYRSTDAQDKAMNGFVSYDKVTKGQRKELSDAVNALAEPLSKLAAAVVK, from the coding sequence ATGCGAGCCGTCCGACTCTCAGTTGTCACCGCCGCCGCCACCGCGGCGGCCCTGGCCGCCGTCACGGGCTGCACCGAGAAGAGTGAAGCCGGGGCCGGCGACGCGATCCAGGTGACCGCCGCCGACTCGAAGTGCACCACGTCGACGAAGTCGGTCCCGGCGGGCCAGGTCACGCTGAAGATAGAGAACAAGGGCTCGCAGGCCACCGAGGTCGAGATCCTCTTCCCGGACGACCGGATCGTCTCCGAGAAGGAGAACATCGGCCCGGGCACCAAGTACACGCTGACCGCCGAGGTCAAGGCCGGTTCGTACGAGATCGCCTGCCGCCCCGGCATGAAGGGCCTCGGCGTCCGTCAGAAGCTCGCGGTCACCGGCGGCAACGTCGCCAAGCGCGACCCGCGCCTGGACAAGGCCGTCGCCGCCTACCGCGAGTACGCGCAGGAGCAGGCCGACGCGACCATCCCGAAGGTGCAGACGTTCGCCGACGCCGTCAAGGCCGGCGACATCGAGGCCGCCAAGCAGGCCTTCGCCCCCTCGCGCGTGGGCTGGGAGAGCACCGAGCCGATCGCCGAGTCCTTCGGTGACATCGACCCCAAGACCGACACGCGCGCCGACGGCCTGGAGAAGGGCCAGAAGTGGACCGGTTGGCACGCGCTGGAGAAGTCCCTCTGGGCGGACAAGAAGATCGGCGCCGAGCAGAAGACCCTCGCCGACCAGCTGGTCACCGACCTGAAGGACTGGCAGAAGCGGGTCGGCAAGGCCGAGATCACCCCGACCTCCATGGCCAACGGCGCGAAGGAACTCCTCGACGAGGTCGCCACCGGCAAGGTCACCGGTGAGGAGGACCGCTACTCGCACACCGACCTCAGTGACTTCAAGGGCAACGTGGACGGCGCGCAGAAGTCGTACGAACTGCTCAAGCCGGTCGCGCAGGAGAACGACAAGGCGCTGACCACCGAGCTCGACAAGCAGTTCGCGGCGCTGAACACGGTGCTCGACAAGTACCGCTCGACCGACGCGCAGGACAAGGCGATGAACGGCTTCGTGTCGTACGACAAGGTCACCAAGGGCCAGCGCAAGGAGCTCTCGGACGCGGTCAACGCGCTCGCCGAGCCCCTCTCCAAGCTCGCCGCGGCCGTAGTCAAGTAA
- a CDS encoding HtaA domain-containing protein has product MNTAAGGPPAATRPALSTAGSFTPTDGATQADGNGAFTFADGTGTYDSDAGALSAAFEGAVNFKGHESDGTYGLDLTLSDLRAKLDDGSGELTADVDTLGEKSDDVVLAELKAASGVLSVKDDVITLDDVTATLTEAGAEAFGGFYTAGTELDPVDLSVAVSEDRQLPGGNGGSGTGGSGGSGSAGGSGSTGTTGGAGTTGPTTGGVGGGGRGSRRRGAQAARAGLTAPAGAGAETEAEAWTEARGGLRDRRPLHAWVSTGLAVRSAGDRRSYDVQCPRD; this is encoded by the coding sequence GTGAACACCGCGGCCGGCGGCCCGCCGGCCGCGACACGGCCGGCGCTCAGCACCGCGGGCAGCTTCACGCCCACGGACGGCGCGACACAGGCGGACGGCAACGGCGCGTTCACGTTCGCGGACGGCACCGGTACGTACGACTCCGACGCCGGGGCCCTCTCCGCCGCCTTCGAGGGCGCGGTGAACTTCAAGGGCCACGAGAGCGACGGCACCTACGGTCTCGACCTCACCCTCAGCGACCTCAGGGCGAAGCTGGACGACGGCTCCGGTGAACTGACCGCCGACGTCGACACTCTCGGCGAGAAGTCCGACGACGTGGTCCTCGCCGAGCTCAAGGCCGCGTCCGGCGTGCTGAGCGTGAAGGACGACGTGATCACGCTCGACGATGTCACGGCGACCCTGACCGAGGCGGGCGCGGAGGCGTTCGGCGGGTTCTACACGGCCGGCACGGAGCTGGACCCGGTGGACCTGTCGGTCGCGGTGAGCGAGGACCGCCAACTGCCGGGCGGGAACGGCGGGTCGGGCACGGGCGGCTCCGGCGGCTCGGGTTCCGCGGGCGGGTCGGGCAGCACGGGCACCACCGGCGGCGCGGGGACCACCGGCCCCACGACCGGCGGTGTCGGCGGCGGCGGGCGCGGGAGTCGTCGTCGCGGTGCGCAGGCGGCGCGCGCTGGGCTGACGGCTCCCGCCGGAGCGGGAGCCGAGACCGAAGCCGAAGCCTGGACCGAGGCGCGCGGTGGACTACGGGACCGTCGTCCACTGCACGCCTGGGTCTCGACCGGCCTCGCGGTCCGGTCCGCGGGCGATCGTCGTTCGTATGATGTTCAATGCCCGCGTGACTGA
- a CDS encoding PhzF family phenazine biosynthesis protein yields MTDYDVLRVFCGPDGGYGNELGVVREGSVLPDPDDRQALAAKLGFSETVFVDDPERGVIDIYTPTLRLPFAGHPCVGAGWLLDVPELVTPAGVVGVRLDGEFSWIEARPEWAPPRTLRQYASAAEVDALPVPPRGDWIYAWAWEDESAGRVRARAFPGRDDGIQEDEATGAAALLLTARLGRALNIVQGRGSQILTAPQPEGWVEVGGRVFLEH; encoded by the coding sequence GTGACTGATTACGACGTGCTGCGAGTGTTCTGCGGACCCGATGGTGGATACGGCAACGAACTCGGTGTCGTGCGTGAGGGCTCGGTACTGCCGGACCCCGACGACCGTCAGGCCCTCGCGGCCAAACTCGGTTTCAGCGAGACCGTCTTCGTCGACGACCCCGAACGCGGTGTCATCGACATCTACACCCCGACCCTGCGTCTGCCCTTCGCCGGGCATCCGTGCGTCGGGGCGGGATGGCTGCTCGACGTGCCCGAACTGGTCACGCCCGCCGGAGTGGTGGGGGTCCGGCTGGACGGCGAGTTCAGCTGGATCGAGGCACGGCCCGAGTGGGCCCCGCCCCGCACCCTGCGTCAGTACGCGTCGGCGGCCGAGGTGGACGCCCTTCCCGTCCCGCCGCGGGGCGACTGGATCTACGCCTGGGCGTGGGAGGACGAATCCGCGGGACGGGTACGCGCCCGCGCCTTCCCCGGCCGCGACGACGGCATCCAGGAGGACGAGGCGACCGGGGCGGCGGCCCTCCTGCTGACGGCCCGGCTCGGCCGCGCGCTCAACATCGTCCAGGGCAGGGGCTCCCAGATCCTCACGGCGCCGCAGCCGGAGGGATGGGTGGAGGTCGGCGGCCGGGTGTTCCTGGAACACTGA
- a CDS encoding biliverdin-producing heme oxygenase: protein MDPFSTLIRTASHEQHMEAETSTFMSDLLGGRLGVDAYARYTEQLWFVYEALEADAGTLAADPVAGPFIQPGLLRRAALERDLTHLRGAWWRSTLTALPATEEYAARVARCAREWPGGYVAHHYTRYLGDLSGGQIIRDKAERTWGFARKGDGVRFYVFEDIANPAAFKRGYRELLDAVPVDDLERQRIIAECKRAFALNTAVFGALDEEFRLSA, encoded by the coding sequence ATGGACCCTTTCTCGACGCTCATCCGCACCGCCTCGCACGAGCAGCACATGGAGGCGGAGACCTCGACGTTCATGAGTGACCTGCTCGGCGGCAGGCTCGGCGTCGACGCGTACGCGCGCTACACCGAGCAGCTGTGGTTCGTGTACGAGGCCCTGGAGGCGGACGCCGGGACCCTGGCCGCCGATCCGGTCGCCGGGCCCTTCATCCAGCCGGGGCTGCTGCGCCGCGCCGCGCTGGAGCGGGACCTGACGCATCTGCGGGGCGCCTGGTGGCGCTCGACGCTCACGGCGCTCCCGGCCACCGAGGAGTACGCGGCCCGTGTGGCGCGGTGCGCCCGCGAGTGGCCGGGCGGCTACGTCGCCCACCACTACACCCGTTACCTCGGCGACCTCTCCGGCGGCCAGATCATCCGCGACAAGGCCGAGCGCACCTGGGGCTTCGCCCGGAAGGGCGACGGGGTCCGCTTCTACGTCTTCGAGGACATCGCCAACCCGGCCGCGTTCAAGCGTGGTTACCGCGAGCTCCTGGACGCGGTCCCGGTGGACGACCTGGAGCGGCAGCGGATCATCGCGGAGTGCAAGCGGGCGTTCGCGCTGAACACGGCGGTGTTCGGTGCACTGGACGAGGAGTTCCGGCTGAGCGCCTGA
- the map gene encoding type I methionyl aminopeptidase, which translates to MSGQSLLVPGELSPTRPVPGNIRRPEYVGKPAPTPYNGPEVQNAETIEAMRIAGRIAAQAMAEAAKLIAPGVTTDELDRVAHAYMCDHGAYPSTLGYRGFPKSLCTSLNEVICHGIPDSTVLRDGDIINLDVTAYIGGVHGDNNATYLVGDVDEESRLLVERTRESLDRAIRAVRPGRQINVIGRVIESYAKRFGYGVVRDFTGHGINSSFHSGLIVPHYDSPHATTVIQPGMTFTIEPMLTLGTHEYDLWDDGWTVVTKDRRRTAQFEHTLVVTETGAEILTLP; encoded by the coding sequence ATGTCTGGCCAGTCGCTGCTCGTACCAGGAGAGCTCTCTCCCACCCGTCCCGTCCCGGGAAACATCAGGCGTCCCGAGTATGTGGGCAAGCCCGCCCCGACGCCGTACAACGGTCCGGAGGTGCAGAACGCCGAGACGATCGAGGCGATGCGGATCGCCGGCCGGATCGCCGCGCAGGCGATGGCCGAGGCCGCCAAGCTGATCGCTCCCGGCGTCACCACGGACGAGCTGGACCGCGTCGCGCACGCCTACATGTGCGATCACGGCGCCTACCCCTCCACCCTCGGCTACCGCGGTTTCCCCAAGTCGCTGTGCACCTCCCTCAACGAGGTCATCTGTCACGGCATCCCCGACTCCACGGTCCTGCGGGACGGCGACATCATCAACCTCGACGTGACGGCGTACATCGGCGGCGTGCACGGCGACAACAACGCGACGTACCTGGTCGGCGACGTGGACGAGGAGTCGCGGCTGCTGGTCGAGCGGACCCGGGAGTCCCTCGACCGCGCGATCAGGGCGGTCAGGCCCGGCCGCCAGATCAATGTCATCGGCCGTGTCATCGAGTCGTACGCCAAGCGCTTCGGGTACGGGGTCGTGCGGGACTTCACGGGGCACGGGATCAACTCCTCGTTCCACTCCGGACTGATCGTCCCGCACTACGACAGCCCGCACGCCACGACCGTCATCCAGCCCGGGATGACCTTCACGATCGAGCCGATGCTCACGCTCGGCACCCATGAGTACGACCTGTGGGACGACGGCTGGACGGTCGTGACGAAGGACCGCAGGCGGACGGCCCAGTTCGAGCACACCCTGGTGGTGACGGAGACCGGCGCGGAGATCCTCACGCTGCCGTAG
- a CDS encoding MFS transporter: protein MLPDLAPWRASADFRRLWLSGLITHFGSSLTFVALPVQMKALTGSVVAVGAIGAVELVPLIVFGLYGGALADALDKRKLIVRTEAGQGLLCAALLVNALVPTPAVWPLYAVAALSSALAAVQRPALDSLVPRIVAHEHLPAAASLNSLRWSVGGVAGPALAGVVVAYAGLGWAYAVDLTTFVVSVALVLGLGASPAAHEAAKPSLKSIAEGARYAWSRKELLGTYAIDLAAMFFAMPLAVLPFLADELDAEWSLGLMYAALPAGALLVTLTSGWTSRVHRHGRMVALAAACWGLAMVGAGAVHDVGPVLLFLVLAGSFDMVSGIFRGAMWDQTIPDELRGRLAGIELLSYSVGPQLGQVRAGGMAAWTSVRTSIWAGGVICVGAVGLLGLCLPGLMRYDVRTNEHAVRMRSARARAVPSLPHP, encoded by the coding sequence CTGCTCCCCGATCTCGCGCCCTGGCGGGCCTCCGCCGACTTCCGGCGGCTGTGGCTGTCCGGGCTGATCACCCACTTCGGCAGCTCGCTGACCTTCGTCGCGCTGCCGGTGCAGATGAAGGCGCTGACCGGTTCCGTGGTCGCCGTGGGGGCGATTGGTGCCGTGGAACTCGTCCCGCTGATCGTGTTCGGGCTGTACGGCGGGGCGCTGGCCGACGCCCTGGACAAGCGGAAGCTGATCGTCCGCACGGAGGCCGGGCAGGGGCTGCTGTGCGCGGCACTGCTGGTCAACGCGCTGGTGCCGACTCCCGCGGTGTGGCCGCTGTACGCGGTCGCCGCGCTCTCCTCGGCTCTCGCGGCGGTACAGCGGCCCGCGCTCGACTCGCTCGTGCCGCGGATCGTCGCGCACGAGCACCTGCCGGCGGCGGCCTCGCTCAACTCGCTGCGCTGGTCGGTCGGCGGAGTCGCGGGCCCCGCGCTCGCGGGGGTCGTGGTGGCGTACGCCGGACTCGGCTGGGCGTACGCCGTGGACCTGACGACCTTCGTGGTCTCGGTGGCCCTGGTCCTCGGGCTCGGGGCGTCACCGGCCGCGCACGAGGCCGCGAAGCCTTCGCTGAAGTCGATCGCGGAGGGCGCGCGGTACGCGTGGAGCCGCAAGGAACTCCTGGGCACGTACGCGATCGACCTGGCGGCGATGTTCTTCGCGATGCCGCTCGCCGTGCTGCCGTTCCTGGCGGACGAGCTCGACGCCGAGTGGTCGCTGGGACTGATGTACGCGGCGCTGCCCGCCGGGGCGCTGCTGGTGACGCTGACCAGCGGGTGGACCTCCCGTGTCCACCGGCACGGGAGGATGGTGGCCCTCGCGGCGGCCTGCTGGGGGCTGGCCATGGTGGGGGCCGGCGCCGTCCACGACGTGGGGCCGGTGCTGTTGTTCCTCGTCCTGGCCGGGAGCTTCGACATGGTCAGCGGGATCTTCAGGGGCGCGATGTGGGACCAGACGATCCCGGACGAGCTGCGCGGCCGGCTGGCCGGGATCGAGCTGCTGTCGTACTCCGTCGGACCGCAGCTCGGCCAGGTCCGGGCCGGCGGGATGGCCGCGTGGACGAGTGTGCGCACGTCGATCTGGGCGGGGGGCGTGATCTGCGTGGGAGCGGTGGGGCTGCTGGGGCTGTGCCTGCCGGGGCTGATGCGCTACGACGTACGGACGAACGAGCACGCCGTACGGATGCGCTCCGCTCGGGCTCGCGCGGTGCCCTCTCTCCCGCACCCCTGA
- a CDS encoding sialidase family protein, with protein sequence MTGPNAATSVPFRAGGEGRASFRIPALVVTRAGTLLAFCEGRADSAQDHGRIAIVLKRSTDGGRTWGALQAVAENGHDLAGNPAPVVLDTGRVLLVHVRAAATATEDAILRGGVSAADGRRVWVQHSDDDGLTWSAPREITPQVKRTEWRWYATTPGHAIQLTTGRVVVPGNHTLPPVGTDNGTEARYNSGHCLLSDDRGATWYLGYLDENTDGYVNANETTAAELPDGRVYFNTRNDSPSPGCRADAHSADGGRTLLKPFRPQAGLVTPVVQGSVLQLRDPDLLLYAGPADPAARALMTVRASADDGTTWRPVHTVDGLPAAYCDLVRVDPETVGILYETGDFGPYETITFRRVPVTALT encoded by the coding sequence ATGACCGGACCGAACGCAGCGACCAGCGTCCCCTTCCGCGCGGGGGGTGAGGGCCGGGCGAGTTTCCGGATCCCCGCCCTCGTCGTCACCCGCGCGGGCACCCTGCTCGCCTTCTGCGAGGGCAGGGCCGACTCCGCCCAGGACCACGGCCGCATCGCCATCGTCCTGAAACGCTCGACGGACGGCGGCCGCACCTGGGGCGCGCTGCAGGCCGTGGCCGAGAACGGGCACGACCTCGCGGGCAATCCCGCCCCCGTCGTCCTCGACACCGGCCGCGTCCTGCTCGTGCACGTCCGCGCCGCGGCCACCGCCACCGAGGACGCCATCCTGCGGGGCGGGGTGAGCGCCGCCGACGGCCGTCGTGTGTGGGTGCAGCACAGCGACGACGACGGCCTCACCTGGTCCGCGCCGCGCGAGATCACCCCGCAGGTGAAGAGGACGGAGTGGCGGTGGTACGCGACCACGCCGGGGCACGCGATCCAGCTGACCACCGGCCGCGTGGTCGTGCCCGGCAACCACACCCTGCCGCCCGTCGGCACCGACAACGGCACGGAGGCCAGGTACAACAGCGGTCACTGCCTCCTCAGCGACGACCGCGGCGCGACCTGGTACCTCGGCTACCTCGACGAGAACACCGACGGATACGTCAACGCGAACGAGACGACGGCCGCCGAACTCCCCGACGGGCGCGTCTACTTCAACACCCGCAACGACTCCCCGTCACCGGGCTGCCGGGCCGACGCCCACTCGGCGGACGGCGGGCGCACCCTCCTGAAGCCCTTCCGCCCGCAGGCGGGGCTCGTCACCCCCGTGGTCCAGGGCAGCGTCCTCCAACTCCGCGATCCCGACCTGCTCCTGTACGCGGGCCCCGCCGACCCCGCCGCCCGCGCCCTGATGACGGTCCGCGCCTCCGCCGACGACGGCACCACCTGGCGGCCCGTGCACACGGTCGACGGACTGCCCGCCGCCTACTGCGATCTGGTCCGCGTCGACCCCGAGACCGTGGGAATCCTGTACGAGACCGGCGACTTCGGCCCGTACGAGACGATCACCTTCCGGCGCGTCCCGGTGACCGCCCTCACCTGA
- the npdG gene encoding NADPH-dependent F420 reductase translates to MTSTDSAQKAPAKDPWDLPDVSGLVVGVLGGTGPQGKGLAYRLARAGQKVIIGSRAAERAEAAAGELGHGVEGADNAECARRSDLVIVAVPWDGHGKTLEALREELTGKLVVDCVNPLGFDKKGAYALKPEEGSAAEQAAALLPDSRVTAAFHHLSAVLLQDPEIEEIDTDVMVLGEERADVELVQALAGRIPGMRGVFAGRLRNAHQVESLVANLISVNRRYKAHAGLRVTDV, encoded by the coding sequence ATGACCTCTACTGACAGTGCACAGAAGGCCCCCGCCAAGGACCCCTGGGACCTGCCCGACGTGTCCGGGCTCGTCGTGGGCGTGCTCGGCGGCACCGGTCCGCAGGGCAAGGGCCTGGCCTACCGGCTCGCCAGGGCCGGCCAGAAGGTGATCATCGGTTCGCGTGCCGCGGAGCGGGCCGAGGCCGCCGCCGGGGAGCTGGGGCACGGTGTCGAGGGTGCCGACAACGCCGAGTGCGCCCGGCGCAGCGACCTCGTGATCGTCGCCGTGCCGTGGGACGGGCACGGCAAGACCCTGGAAGCCCTGCGCGAGGAACTGACGGGCAAGCTCGTCGTCGACTGCGTCAACCCGCTCGGCTTCGACAAGAAGGGCGCGTACGCCCTGAAGCCGGAGGAGGGCAGCGCCGCCGAGCAGGCCGCGGCCCTGCTGCCCGACTCGCGGGTCACGGCCGCCTTCCACCACCTCTCCGCGGTGCTCCTCCAGGACCCGGAGATCGAGGAGATCGACACCGACGTGATGGTCCTCGGCGAGGAGCGCGCGGACGTCGAACTCGTGCAGGCGCTCGCCGGGCGCATCCCCGGCATGCGCGGGGTCTTCGCGGGCCGGCTGCGCAACGCCCACCAGGTCGAGTCGCTGGTGGCCAACCTGATCTCGGTGAACCGGCGCTACAAGGCCCACGCGGGCCTGCGGGTCACGGACGTATAG
- a CDS encoding site-2 protease family protein, which translates to MTTAAFRRSDRRISPVFVGIVAVMAVTGWATWTGFAEQPGLAVFLFVTAAWIVSLCLHEYAHARTALHSGDISIGAKGYLTLNPLKYTHALLSIVLPVIFVIMGGIGLPGGAVFIERGRIQGRWKHSLISAAGPLTNVLFAVVCTAPFWLHALDGVPLAFQYALAFLALLQVTAAILNFLPVPGLDGYGVIEPWLSYGVRRQVEPFAPFGLLAVFAVLWIPSVNTVFFDLIDSVLGGLGIDDLQRYCGQNLYRFWQSTDQFCTVSR; encoded by the coding sequence ATGACCACCGCCGCGTTCCGCCGCAGCGACCGGAGGATCAGCCCCGTCTTCGTCGGGATCGTGGCCGTGATGGCGGTGACCGGGTGGGCGACCTGGACCGGGTTCGCCGAGCAGCCCGGTCTGGCCGTGTTCCTGTTCGTGACGGCCGCCTGGATCGTCTCGCTCTGCCTGCACGAGTACGCGCACGCGCGCACCGCCCTGCACAGCGGCGACATCTCGATCGGCGCGAAGGGCTATCTGACGCTCAACCCGCTGAAGTACACGCACGCGCTGCTGAGCATCGTGCTGCCGGTGATCTTCGTGATCATGGGCGGGATCGGTCTGCCGGGCGGCGCGGTCTTCATCGAGCGGGGCCGCATCCAGGGCCGCTGGAAGCACAGCCTGATCTCGGCGGCGGGACCGCTGACGAACGTGCTGTTCGCGGTGGTGTGCACGGCGCCGTTCTGGCTGCACGCGCTGGACGGCGTGCCGCTCGCCTTCCAGTACGCGCTGGCGTTCCTCGCGCTGCTCCAGGTCACGGCCGCGATCCTCAACTTCCTGCCGGTCCCGGGCCTGGACGGCTACGGCGTGATCGAGCCCTGGCTGTCGTACGGCGTCCGCCGCCAGGTGGAGCCCTTCGCGCCCTTCGGCCTGCTCGCCGTGTTCGCGGTGCTGTGGATCCCGTCGGTGAACACCGTGTTCTTCGACCTGATCGACTCCGTCCTCGGCGGACTGGGCATCGACGATTTGCAGCGCTACTGCGGTCAGAACCTCTACCGCTTCTGGCAGAGCACCGACCAGTTCTGCACCGTCAGCCGGTGA